The following proteins come from a genomic window of Chryseobacterium glaciei:
- a CDS encoding alpha/beta hydrolase, with translation MNLDYIVREPENISSNTPILFMLHGYGSNEQDLFSFRETLPADWILVSFRAPRETQFEGYSWFDIDFNNPENFIDTDQAKESLNAVLENILKIVNKYGLTESKTHLCGFSQGGILCYSLALKYPEMFNYVACLSSFPEEKLLDNIVKDKKKLEHLRFFVSHGSDDAVIPLEWGRKAADLLYDLSCYFTFREYMSGHGVNQKNYMDLMEFFSK, from the coding sequence ATGAATTTAGATTACATCGTAAGAGAACCTGAGAATATTTCATCAAATACTCCTATTCTTTTTATGCTTCACGGTTATGGAAGCAACGAACAAGACCTTTTCAGTTTCAGAGAAACACTTCCCGCAGACTGGATCCTCGTAAGTTTCAGAGCGCCGAGAGAAACTCAGTTTGAAGGATATTCTTGGTTTGATATAGATTTTAATAATCCTGAAAATTTCATAGATACAGACCAAGCAAAGGAATCTTTGAATGCTGTATTAGAAAACATTCTTAAAATTGTAAATAAGTATGGATTAACAGAAAGTAAAACTCACCTTTGTGGCTTTAGCCAAGGTGGTATTCTTTGCTATTCTTTAGCTTTAAAATATCCTGAAATGTTCAATTATGTAGCTTGTTTAAGCAGTTTTCCTGAGGAAAAACTTCTGGATAATATCGTAAAAGACAAAAAGAAATTAGAACACCTTCGATTTTTTGTTTCGCATGGAAGCGATGATGCTGTAATTCCTCTAGAATGGGGAAGAAAAGCAGCAGATCTATTGTATGATCTGAGTTGTTACTTTACTTTCAGGGAATATATGAGCGGACATGGCGTGAATCAAAAAAACTATATGGATTTGATGGAGTTTTTTTCTAAGTAA
- a CDS encoding amino acid adenylation domain-containing protein, translating to MKKELDTVNFHSNDFLENNFQNNAVDIVKQIEKISKEYPEKNAIVDGSEKTTYQKLNAKANQLAHYLQTQNIEKGGLIGVCIPQSTNRIIAFLAILKSGATYLPIDGELPQARIQMMIDDSKIKLMLSVEQYLDKVNNDQTQTIALDSLISDENFQNRSTENLLIDILPDNPAYVIYTSGSTGMPKGVIISHHSFYNFVQYQAKFLALSADNVTLQFASPSFDAAIIDIWTPLIKGATIHLYPNNKIVSEPLLDFIVTHHIDTVPLMPPMVLASLPLNKPIGNLHTIAIGGEACTENTIKSWYKKIRLINSYGPTEATVAVSNFEFKEEINPKIIGSAMPFVDVLLLDENLKPVAEGTVGEIYIGGSQLALGYLHREEDTIKSFIQAPEWLLDQLNKGTTLYKTGDMALRREDGNLEFYGRKDDQVKIRGYRIELAEIEYNISKLPQITQSAVKVQRKENGLPALIAFIQLATDEDQTKVLQNIKAKLQQVMPAYMLPDKIFIVDQMPLNHAGKIDKKLLETPKNQTKNSNLPKWKEDNLIQVVTHIWKDLLSLKEVNEEDDFFELGGHSLLLAQLHMLLPEPVRNLISLPELYIYTTISAFVKEIENRMVKTEISQKSKAEMMISELIKDSELHIDFTINESPDPEILKNPKSIFLTGTTGFVGSHLLEELLQQTSANIYCLVRASSSKEGLERIKATFKKFKLSWSIDYDSRVIAMIGDLSLPCFGMENENYSFITNHIEVIYHSGSSVSYVQPYSLIKKSNIDGLHNIIDLAVAGKIKFLMLLSSMGVFSWGRPFTKKTWMYEDDSIDQNMAAVSRDLGYIKSKWVMESIAEKARQKGLPITNFRLGFAVCHSTSGATVMNQWWGSLIRSCVELNSFPLVMGLKDELTTVDYMCKAIMHISKKKEAVGLNFHLSPLPENDVSLTDFCAKINEYYDINLKGMEYHQWLNQWKYDNNLPIYPLLSLFTEDVHEGKSLVEAYENTYYYDRSNTQQFLADTNLTPPVFDKKLMTPYLEFMGVL from the coding sequence ATGAAAAAAGAATTAGACACAGTAAACTTCCATTCGAATGATTTTTTGGAAAACAATTTTCAGAATAATGCAGTCGATATTGTAAAACAAATTGAGAAAATCTCGAAAGAGTATCCTGAAAAAAATGCCATCGTCGATGGTTCTGAAAAAACCACGTATCAAAAACTTAATGCAAAAGCCAATCAATTAGCACATTATTTACAAACTCAGAATATTGAAAAAGGAGGATTGATCGGAGTTTGTATTCCTCAATCAACAAACCGTATCATTGCTTTTTTAGCTATTTTAAAATCGGGAGCAACTTATTTACCTATCGATGGTGAATTACCACAAGCCCGAATCCAGATGATGATTGATGATTCAAAAATCAAACTGATGCTCAGCGTAGAGCAATATTTAGATAAAGTAAACAATGATCAGACACAAACTATTGCATTAGATTCTTTAATTTCTGATGAAAATTTTCAAAATAGGTCAACCGAGAATCTTTTAATTGATATTTTACCCGATAATCCTGCATACGTAATCTACACTTCCGGTAGTACAGGAATGCCAAAAGGAGTGATTATTTCACATCATTCTTTTTATAATTTTGTACAATATCAGGCAAAATTTTTAGCCTTATCGGCTGATAATGTAACCCTGCAATTTGCTTCTCCGAGTTTTGATGCTGCTATAATAGATATTTGGACACCTTTAATTAAGGGTGCAACGATACATTTATATCCAAATAATAAAATTGTAAGCGAACCGCTTTTAGATTTTATTGTTACTCATCATATCGACACCGTTCCTTTAATGCCTCCGATGGTGTTGGCATCGTTACCTTTGAACAAACCTATCGGAAATCTCCACACAATAGCCATTGGTGGTGAAGCCTGTACTGAAAACACCATAAAATCATGGTACAAAAAGATACGTTTAATTAATAGTTATGGACCAACCGAAGCCACTGTTGCGGTAAGTAATTTTGAATTTAAAGAAGAAATTAATCCAAAAATTATCGGGTCTGCAATGCCATTTGTTGATGTATTGCTATTAGACGAAAATTTGAAACCTGTTGCAGAAGGTACTGTTGGAGAAATTTATATTGGGGGCTCTCAACTGGCGTTAGGATATTTACATCGTGAAGAAGACACTATAAAATCTTTTATCCAGGCTCCGGAATGGCTTTTGGATCAATTAAATAAAGGCACAACACTTTATAAAACGGGAGATATGGCTTTGCGAAGAGAAGATGGAAATCTTGAGTTTTATGGAAGAAAAGACGATCAGGTTAAAATCAGAGGGTACAGAATAGAACTTGCTGAGATAGAATATAATATCTCAAAATTACCACAGATCACTCAAAGTGCGGTTAAAGTACAGAGAAAAGAAAATGGTTTACCGGCTTTAATTGCTTTTATTCAACTTGCAACCGATGAAGATCAAACAAAAGTTTTACAGAATATAAAGGCTAAACTACAACAGGTGATGCCTGCCTATATGCTTCCTGACAAGATTTTTATTGTAGATCAAATGCCTTTGAACCATGCCGGAAAAATTGATAAAAAACTCTTAGAAACCCCCAAAAATCAAACAAAAAACAGTAACCTGCCGAAATGGAAAGAAGATAATTTGATCCAAGTCGTGACGCACATCTGGAAAGATCTTCTTTCGCTGAAAGAAGTTAATGAAGAAGATGACTTTTTTGAATTAGGAGGTCATTCTTTGTTGCTTGCTCAGCTGCACATGCTGCTTCCTGAACCTGTCAGAAATCTTATCAGTTTGCCGGAACTTTATATCTATACCACTATTTCAGCTTTTGTTAAAGAGATTGAAAATCGAATGGTAAAAACAGAAATTTCGCAAAAAAGTAAAGCTGAAATGATGATCAGCGAATTGATAAAAGATTCGGAATTACATATTGATTTTACGATAAATGAATCACCAGATCCGGAGATCTTAAAGAATCCTAAAAGTATTTTTTTAACAGGAACAACGGGTTTTGTAGGATCTCATTTATTAGAAGAACTTTTACAGCAGACTTCAGCAAATATTTACTGTTTGGTCCGTGCTTCATCCTCGAAAGAAGGACTGGAGCGTATTAAAGCTACTTTTAAAAAATTTAAATTATCGTGGTCGATCGATTATGACAGTCGTGTTATTGCGATGATTGGAGATTTATCCTTGCCTTGTTTCGGTATGGAAAATGAAAACTACAGTTTCATTACAAATCATATTGAAGTCATTTATCATTCGGGAAGTTCGGTGAGCTACGTACAGCCGTATTCTTTAATTAAAAAATCGAATATTGATGGTTTACATAATATCATTGATCTTGCGGTGGCAGGAAAAATAAAATTTCTGATGTTGCTGTCTTCCATGGGCGTATTTAGCTGGGGAAGACCTTTCACAAAGAAAACATGGATGTATGAAGATGATTCTATCGACCAAAATATGGCAGCAGTTTCCAGAGATCTGGGATATATAAAAAGCAAATGGGTAATGGAAAGTATTGCTGAAAAAGCGCGACAAAAAGGGCTTCCTATTACGAATTTCAGGTTAGGTTTTGCAGTTTGTCACAGTACTTCCGGCGCAACCGTGATGAATCAATGGTGGGGATCGCTTATTAGAAGCTGTGTTGAGCTTAATTCGTTTCCGCTTGTCATGGGATTAAAAGATGAACTAACGACGGTAGATTACATGTGTAAAGCCATCATGCACATCAGTAAAAAGAAAGAAGCGGTCGGACTCAATTTCCACCTTTCTCCTTTACCGGAAAATGATGTTTCACTCACCGATTTCTGCGCCAAAATAAATGAATATTATGATATCAATTTAAAAGGAATGGAATATCATCAATGGCTCAATCAATGGAAATATGATAATAATTTGCCGATTTATCCTTTACTAAGCCTATTCACAGAAGATGTACACGAAGGGAAATCATTAGTAGAAGCCTATGAAAATACCTATTATTATGACAGAAGCAATACGCAGCAGTTTTTAGCGGATACCAATTTAACGCCTCCTGTTTTCGATAAAAAGCTGATGACTCCTTATCTGGAATTTATGGGAGTTCTTTAA
- a CDS encoding L,D-transpeptidase — translation MKKSFLYSCIIALFLISCKKEIEKINDTLKDTSSSTSETPAVKQDSIKKDSVVMKESVPPTMQETGFYNAFILPKDKKMRDSIYSEFSKKYSERERYAILALNRLDSKNKWNADTLVVPAKIDTTLMSYSPFPMQMDVLSGVKKFVIFSYPIQAYGVYSNGSLVKWGPTSMGKKAAQTTRGLTFANWKKKLSTSTVSSEWKLPYNFNIFNTGGIGWHQYDLPGYPASHSCLRLLMKDAQWLYGYADTWVLNPGGATTKAKGTAVMVFGDYKWGARKPWKKLLDDPNSNNISVEQMSKLIEPNIEKILKEQANREKVVDSMKMAKAQIEQMPENPKTLAP, via the coding sequence GTGAAAAAATCATTCCTATACAGCTGTATAATCGCGTTGTTTTTAATTTCATGTAAAAAAGAAATTGAAAAAATTAATGACACTTTAAAAGATACTTCAAGTTCTACATCAGAAACTCCTGCTGTAAAACAAGATTCCATTAAAAAAGACTCTGTAGTAATGAAAGAATCTGTACCTCCAACCATGCAGGAAACAGGCTTTTATAATGCTTTTATTCTTCCAAAGGATAAAAAAATGAGAGATTCTATATATTCTGAATTCAGCAAAAAATATAGTGAGAGAGAGCGTTATGCTATTTTAGCTTTAAACAGATTAGATTCAAAAAATAAATGGAATGCCGACACCTTAGTTGTTCCTGCAAAAATAGATACGACTTTGATGTCTTATTCGCCTTTCCCAATGCAGATGGATGTGTTGAGTGGTGTGAAAAAGTTTGTTATTTTTTCTTATCCGATTCAGGCTTACGGTGTTTATTCAAACGGAAGTTTGGTGAAATGGGGACCTACAAGTATGGGAAAAAAAGCAGCACAGACAACAAGAGGTCTTACGTTTGCCAACTGGAAAAAGAAATTATCCACTTCTACAGTAAGCAGCGAATGGAAATTACCTTATAACTTCAATATTTTCAATACCGGCGGAATCGGATGGCATCAATATGACCTTCCCGGTTATCCTGCATCGCATTCATGTTTAAGATTGTTGATGAAAGATGCCCAATGGCTGTATGGTTATGCTGATACTTGGGTTCTGAACCCCGGAGGTGCGACTACAAAAGCAAAAGGAACTGCTGTAATGGTTTTCGGAGATTACAAATGGGGCGCAAGAAAACCGTGGAAAAAACTTTTGGATGATCCTAATTCCAATAACATTTCTGTTGAACAAATGAGCAAGCTTATTGAGCCTAATATTGAGAAAATCTTAAAAGAACAAGCGAACAGAGAAAAAGTAGTGGATTCTATGAAAATGGCAAAAGCACAAATTGAGCAAATGCCAGAGAATCCTAAGACTCTCGCTCCTTAA
- the tyrS gene encoding tyrosine--tRNA ligase, with protein MNSFIEELKWRGLFADMMPGTDEQLNKEVTTAYIGFDPTADSLHIGSLIQIKILAHFQQHGHKPIALVGGATGMIGDPSGKSAERNLLDEATLLHYVDCLKNQLSRFLNFEGNEPNQAELVNNYDWMKNISFLDFAKNVGKNITVNYMMAKDSVKKRLSGDAGVDGMSFTEFTYQLIQGYDFLHLYQNNNVKLQMGGSDQWGNITTGTELIRRKAQGEAFALTVPLITKADGSKFGKSESGENYWLDKKKTSPYKFYQFWLNATDSDAERFIKFYTFLSKEEIDTLIEDHKTAPHERKLQKRLAEEVTVWVHGREEYEKALKASEILFGRSTAEDLISLDEETFLEVFDGVPQKEVAKADVLGINIVDLLSEKSGFLKSKSEATREIKGNSISINKEKVNDTFTANESDLIDGKFLLLQKGKKSYFIVKTV; from the coding sequence ATGAATTCCTTTATAGAAGAACTAAAATGGCGTGGTCTTTTTGCCGATATGATGCCCGGAACCGATGAACAACTGAATAAAGAGGTAACTACTGCATATATTGGTTTTGATCCAACTGCTGATTCTTTGCATATTGGAAGTCTTATTCAGATTAAAATTTTAGCACACTTTCAACAGCATGGTCATAAGCCGATTGCTTTGGTAGGCGGTGCTACAGGTATGATTGGAGATCCATCAGGAAAATCTGCAGAGAGAAATCTTTTGGACGAAGCAACCCTTTTACATTATGTTGATTGTTTGAAAAACCAACTTTCAAGATTTTTGAATTTTGAAGGAAACGAGCCTAACCAAGCTGAATTGGTGAACAATTATGATTGGATGAAAAATATTTCATTTCTTGATTTTGCTAAAAATGTTGGAAAAAACATCACGGTAAATTACATGATGGCAAAAGATTCTGTAAAGAAAAGACTTTCCGGAGACGCTGGTGTTGACGGAATGAGTTTTACAGAATTTACATATCAATTGATTCAGGGATACGATTTCCTTCATTTATACCAGAACAATAATGTAAAACTTCAAATGGGAGGTTCTGACCAGTGGGGAAATATCACTACAGGAACAGAATTGATCCGTAGAAAAGCCCAAGGTGAAGCGTTTGCATTAACAGTTCCTTTAATCACTAAAGCTGATGGTTCTAAATTCGGAAAGTCTGAAAGCGGTGAAAATTACTGGTTAGACAAGAAGAAAACGTCTCCTTATAAATTCTACCAATTCTGGTTGAATGCAACGGATAGTGATGCTGAAAGATTCATTAAATTTTATACTTTCTTAAGCAAAGAAGAAATTGATACTTTGATTGAAGATCACAAAACTGCTCCACACGAGAGAAAACTTCAAAAGAGATTGGCTGAAGAAGTTACAGTTTGGGTTCACGGAAGAGAAGAATATGAAAAAGCTTTGAAAGCTTCTGAAATTCTTTTCGGACGTTCTACCGCTGAAGATTTGATAAGTCTAGATGAGGAAACTTTTTTGGAAGTTTTTGACGGAGTTCCACAAAAAGAAGTCGCAAAAGCGGATGTTTTAGGAATCAATATTGTTGATTTACTTTCTGAAAAATCAGGTTTTTTGAAATCTAAAAGTGAGGCTACGAGAGAGATTAAAGGAAATTCAATTTCTATCAACAAAGAAAAAGTAAATGATACTTTTACAGCCAATGAAAGTGATCTTATTGACGGTAAGTTTTTATTACTTCAAAAGGGTAAAAAGAGTTATTTTATCGTAAAAACGGTATAA
- a CDS encoding heme-binding domain-containing protein, with product MKNRNKLILVLFIGFVGLQFFRPEKIDHGTKAQNLTNVPKEVNAILRSSCFDCHSSETNLRWYDKITPANFLVTSHIKEARGVLNFSKWDSWPKAQQNSTIYYAINKVLSGEMPLPSYAAVHSSAKLSQEQIQTLKNYALSIAPRKVSDDSQIKEAEKQYNSWVNGELKKPHVKDAPNGIHYFPDYRNWKAISTTDRFDNGTMRIIFGNDIAVKAIQEHKVNPWPDGAVFAKTVWKQQMETNGNISSGEFLAVEFMIKDAEKYSKTKGWGWARWKGSDLKPYGGDIPNFEQECIECHTPVADRDYVFTPPLYLISQLKKINAK from the coding sequence ATGAAAAATAGAAATAAACTGATCTTGGTTTTGTTTATCGGATTCGTCGGTTTACAGTTTTTTCGACCTGAAAAAATTGATCACGGAACAAAAGCGCAAAATCTGACCAACGTTCCAAAGGAAGTCAATGCGATTTTGAGAAGCTCATGTTTTGATTGTCACTCCTCAGAAACGAATTTAAGATGGTACGATAAAATCACTCCTGCCAATTTTCTGGTTACGTCTCACATTAAAGAAGCTCGCGGAGTATTAAACTTTTCAAAATGGGATTCTTGGCCAAAAGCACAACAGAATTCAACGATTTATTATGCGATCAACAAAGTTTTGTCCGGTGAAATGCCACTTCCGAGTTATGCAGCTGTTCATTCATCTGCGAAATTGAGTCAGGAACAGATTCAAACGTTGAAAAATTATGCTTTATCAATCGCTCCCCGTAAAGTTTCGGATGATTCTCAAATAAAAGAAGCGGAAAAACAATACAATTCTTGGGTGAATGGAGAGTTGAAGAAACCTCATGTAAAAGATGCTCCGAATGGAATACACTATTTTCCGGATTATCGAAATTGGAAAGCCATCAGCACAACAGACCGTTTTGATAACGGAACGATGCGGATTATTTTTGGAAATGATATTGCCGTGAAAGCAATTCAAGAGCATAAAGTAAATCCGTGGCCGGATGGGGCAGTGTTTGCAAAAACGGTTTGGAAACAACAGATGGAAACAAATGGAAATATTTCTTCAGGTGAATTTTTAGCAGTAGAATTTATGATTAAAGATGCCGAAAAATATTCAAAAACAAAAGGCTGGGGTTGGGCAAGATGGAAAGGAAGCGATTTAAAACCTTATGGAGGAGATATCCCAAATTTTGAGCAGGAATGTATCGAATGTCATACGCCTGTCGCAGATCGGGATTATGTTTTTACTCCACCGTTATATTTGATTTCTCAACTTAAAAAAATTAATGCAAAATGA
- a CDS encoding PDZ domain-containing protein produces the protein MKRLYFIMILFLSIFGNAQNSFEIKDAKKTVVPFKFINNLIFIPVTINGVELTFLLDTGVAETLLFSLENKEMKLTNIEKIKFSGLGGDLSIDGLKSEKNLGVIGGNCINKSMTLFIIVNQEFNISSHVGIPVNGVIGYHLFKDNPISIDYTSKKITIYNDKNLFQKKVRKSEELPITIEKSKPYIYADIEMTNEKKSSKLLIDLGNSDPIWLFPALIKDFVYNRPNIEDFLGRGFNGDIFGKRSRIHNFYLGDFKFEKPLTAMPDEYSIQHVHLVDDRKGSVGGEIMRRFTVGFDYPNQKLYLRKNRNFDDPFHFNMSGLDFKQDGLQWQEDLVKIETTKTKSSASEFVAGGDKFQYKFALKPIFSISGVRKDSPAEKAGFKKDDQVLTINGNKTSEMTLEKIMELMKSYEGRTINIVVQRKTAKLTLSFELEDPIPYQE, from the coding sequence ATGAAAAGACTGTATTTTATTATGATTTTATTCCTAAGCATTTTTGGAAATGCCCAGAATAGTTTTGAAATAAAAGATGCTAAAAAAACCGTTGTTCCTTTTAAATTTATTAATAATTTAATCTTTATTCCGGTTACAATAAATGGTGTTGAACTTACTTTTTTACTCGATACAGGTGTTGCTGAAACTTTACTTTTCAGTTTAGAAAATAAAGAAATGAAACTTACCAATATCGAGAAAATAAAATTTTCCGGTTTGGGCGGAGATCTGAGTATTGACGGTTTAAAATCGGAAAAAAACCTCGGTGTAATTGGGGGAAACTGCATTAATAAATCGATGACCCTTTTCATCATCGTTAATCAGGAGTTCAACATTTCTTCTCATGTTGGAATTCCTGTAAATGGAGTTATTGGCTATCATTTATTTAAAGATAATCCGATTTCAATAGATTATACATCAAAGAAAATAACGATTTATAATGATAAAAATCTGTTTCAAAAAAAGGTTAGAAAATCAGAAGAACTTCCCATCACCATTGAAAAAAGTAAACCTTATATCTACGCAGATATAGAAATGACCAACGAAAAGAAAAGTTCAAAATTATTAATCGACCTCGGAAACAGTGATCCTATTTGGCTTTTTCCGGCTCTTATCAAAGATTTTGTGTATAACAGGCCTAATATTGAGGATTTTTTGGGAAGAGGATTTAACGGAGATATTTTTGGGAAAAGAAGCAGAATTCATAACTTCTATCTTGGAGATTTTAAGTTTGAAAAACCGCTCACGGCAATGCCAGATGAATATTCTATTCAGCATGTACATTTGGTTGATGATAGAAAAGGTTCTGTTGGAGGTGAGATCATGCGTCGTTTTACGGTTGGTTTTGATTATCCCAATCAGAAATTATATTTAAGAAAGAACAGAAATTTTGACGATCCCTTTCATTTTAACATGAGCGGACTTGATTTTAAGCAGGACGGACTTCAATGGCAGGAAGATCTTGTAAAAATTGAAACGACTAAAACAAAAAGTTCCGCCAGTGAATTCGTTGCAGGAGGTGATAAATTTCAATATAAATTTGCTTTAAAACCCATATTTTCAATTTCCGGAGTAAGAAAAGACTCTCCTGCTGAGAAAGCTGGCTTTAAAAAAGACGATCAAGTATTGACCATTAATGGAAATAAAACCTCAGAAATGACCTTAGAAAAGATTATGGAATTAATGAAATCCTACGAAGGCAGAACCATTAATATTGTCGTACAGAGAAAAACAGCTAAGTTAACGTTGAGTTTTGAGCTTGAAGATCCTATCCCCTATCAAGAATAA
- a CDS encoding 4'-phosphopantetheinyl transferase family protein produces MLKILYSYIDKSKHNFFFKEKLVEMPLDFQQRVSRYKKWENVQASIIGRLLLDNLIKTFDLNLSIEKLVYNSNQKPYFKNTNIFFTISHTDDIVVCAITDINEIGIDIEKLQDININNFNFFFTTHEWEFIHNSQNAMHSFISLWTQKESVIKATGYGLSLDLGSFEIGDDNTTVINSTIYSVKDIYINQKYKCHMAIKGDFLQTVEIELFNFP; encoded by the coding sequence ATGTTGAAAATATTATATTCATATATTGATAAGAGTAAACATAACTTTTTTTTTAAAGAAAAACTTGTTGAAATGCCCTTGGATTTTCAACAGAGAGTTTCGAGATATAAAAAATGGGAGAATGTACAAGCGTCAATAATCGGACGTCTATTATTAGATAATCTGATAAAAACATTTGATTTAAATTTAAGTATTGAAAAATTGGTGTACAATTCAAATCAAAAACCCTATTTTAAAAATACTAATATTTTCTTTACTATTTCGCACACTGATGATATTGTTGTTTGTGCTATTACAGATATAAATGAGATAGGTATTGATATAGAAAAATTACAAGATATCAATATAAATAATTTTAATTTTTTTTTTACTACGCATGAATGGGAATTTATACACAATTCTCAAAATGCGATGCATAGTTTTATCTCTCTTTGGACACAAAAAGAATCTGTAATTAAGGCTACAGGATACGGTCTTAGTTTAGATCTTGGATCATTTGAAATAGGGGATGATAATACAACTGTGATAAATAGTACTATTTACTCGGTAAAAGATATATATATCAATCAAAAATATAAATGTCATATGGCTATTAAAGGTGATTTTCTGCAAACTGTTGAGATAGAGTTATTTAATTTTCCGTAA
- a CDS encoding LytTR family transcriptional regulator DNA-binding domain-containing protein, which yields MKKINLYTITFLAISIVILLISFFSFRYLYSSSKKDVFDSTFEAGKREAREIGKLLELQLKQGLSKETVIQNLQSSIVNTDTQSGFICMYNQKGIELCHPNPALIGRKVEKNSSEFILDNDKQFDFLEILNSGKANTGIHNFNRNSNRTSEIVSFYPVEGSNWMVASHANIDVIEKQISDLYLTFLIVFLLATLSILGISFFLIRMIYKKYENQKNDEIKNLNDEVNSLTAINTQLHLIHEKHKENNNNFTSDESTENSKKRIITYHKDELISLETSDIAYFFLENNIVYIKTCSGNQYSINSSLDELIKTLDPQLFYRANRQFIINVKAINNILVYGKNQLKLVVKPESDEIILISKNRVAEFKKWLEQ from the coding sequence ATGAAAAAGATCAATCTTTATACCATCACTTTTCTCGCAATAAGTATTGTTATTTTACTTATCAGTTTTTTTTCTTTCCGATATTTATATTCATCTTCTAAAAAAGATGTTTTCGACAGCACGTTCGAGGCTGGGAAAAGAGAAGCGAGGGAAATTGGTAAATTGTTAGAGTTACAACTTAAGCAAGGTCTTTCAAAAGAAACCGTTATTCAGAATCTTCAAAGTAGCATTGTCAATACAGATACTCAAAGCGGATTCATTTGTATGTATAATCAAAAGGGTATTGAACTTTGTCATCCCAATCCGGCTTTAATTGGTCGTAAAGTAGAGAAAAACAGCTCAGAATTTATTTTAGACAATGACAAGCAGTTTGATTTTCTTGAAATCCTAAATTCTGGAAAAGCGAATACAGGAATACACAATTTTAATAGAAACTCAAACCGTACCTCTGAAATTGTAAGTTTTTATCCGGTAGAAGGCAGTAATTGGATGGTAGCTTCACATGCCAACATTGATGTAATCGAAAAGCAGATTTCCGATCTATATTTAACTTTTTTAATTGTATTCTTACTTGCCACTTTATCAATTCTCGGAATAAGCTTCTTTCTGATCCGAATGATTTATAAAAAATATGAAAATCAGAAAAATGATGAAATTAAAAACCTTAATGATGAAGTTAATTCTTTAACAGCAATAAATACACAGCTTCATTTAATTCATGAAAAGCATAAAGAAAACAATAACAATTTCACAAGTGATGAATCAACTGAAAATTCAAAGAAAAGAATTATTACCTATCATAAAGACGAATTAATCTCTTTAGAAACCTCAGATATTGCTTATTTCTTTCTTGAGAATAATATTGTTTACATTAAAACATGCTCAGGAAATCAATATTCGATCAACTCGAGTCTTGATGAATTGATCAAAACTTTAGATCCACAACTATTTTACAGAGCCAATCGCCAATTTATTATTAATGTAAAAGCGATTAATAATATCCTTGTGTATGGCAAAAATCAATTAAAACTTGTCGTAAAACCTGAAAGTGATGAAATAATACTCATTAGTAAAAATAGAGTTGCAGAATTCAAAAAATGGCTGGAACAGTAA
- a CDS encoding DinB family protein: MEHSTSIGESIWTQFGASLDMLENAIVMYPKEHWDTEREFWYTSYHCIFWTDYYLTTDPSKFVPPVPFTFSEFDPSGKLPDRTYTKIEVLTYLEHCRQKAYLLTSELTTEKLNERWINEYKNYSLLEILIYNIRHIQHHSAQLNLFLRQTIDNAPGWVGQAKKPI; this comes from the coding sequence ATGGAACATTCAACATCAATAGGAGAGTCAATTTGGACTCAATTCGGTGCGAGCTTAGATATGCTTGAAAATGCAATTGTGATGTATCCAAAAGAGCATTGGGATACGGAAAGAGAATTTTGGTATACCTCCTACCACTGTATTTTTTGGACAGACTATTACTTAACAACCGACCCAAGCAAATTTGTTCCGCCAGTACCTTTTACATTTTCAGAATTTGATCCATCTGGTAAACTGCCAGACAGAACATATACAAAAATTGAAGTGCTTACCTACTTAGAGCATTGCCGACAAAAGGCATATTTACTAACATCGGAGTTGACAACAGAAAAATTAAATGAACGATGGATCAACGAATACAAAAACTATTCGTTGCTTGAAATTTTGATTTATAATATTAGACATATTCAACATCATTCGGCTCAGTTAAACTTGTTTTTAAGGCAGACAATTGATAATGCGCCAGGTTGGGTAGGCCAAGCTAAGAAACCTATTTAA